The genomic interval ACCTATTCGCGCAACCGTAGATGACTTGAATGTGGAGCTCGCCAAGTACCGCGCAGCTGCCAAATAACCCCGGATCATTTAACGGAAAGAGACAGAGATAGCCATGACTGCAAAAAAGATCTTTATCCTCAACGGCCCCAACCTGAATAGGTTGGGCACACGTGAGCCGCACATCTACGGAAAAGAAACGCTCGTCGATCTTGAGAAACGTTGCCGCGTCAAAGCAAAAGCCTTAGGGCTTGAGCTTGAATTCAGACAAACCAACTTTGAGGGCGTCTTGGTCGAGAGTGTTCATGATGCGATTGACCACGCCCACGGCATCATCATCAATCCCGCAGGCTTGACGTTCACATCTGTGCCGATCATGGATTCTTTGAAGATGTTTGACGGCCCCAAGGTTGAGTTGCACATCAGCAATGTGCACACCCGCGAGGCCGTCTATCACAACTCTTTGATGTCCAAGGTGGTGACTGCGGTCATGGCTGGCTTTGGCACCTCAGGGTATCTGCTGGCATTGGACTGGATGGCCGAGCGTTTGTCCGTCGAGAAATAAGCGAAAGATCAAGCCATGCACTTTGTTATGTATTGCCTTGACGTGCCCGGCAGCGCTGAAATTCGCGCCAAGCACGTGGAGGCACATAAGGCTTATTTATCTGCAGCCCCATTCAAAATTCTTGTGTCGGGACCTTTGCTTGAGGACGATAACGAAACCATCAACGGAAGTTGCTTTTTGATTGAGGCGGTAGACAAAGCGCAGCTGGTGAACTTCAATCAAAACGACCCCTTCATGAAAGCTGGGGTTTGGCAACAGGTTGAAATTCGTCATTTCGCCAAATGGCGGGACAACAGATGAATCAGTAGAGGCGAGCCCAAGGACTTTCAGTCAAGCACAGACACAAAGGCCGCTGGTTCAGACCGTGTTCTTTGGGGTTTGTACGCTGTGACGTGACCAAAGGCCAAATAGCAAACGCATTCTTCGTCGATGTGTAGCTTGAACAATTCGCGAATGCTCGACGCATTCATGGATTGCCCGCTGGTAATGCCGCTGCCGATCGCGAGTGTTTGCGCCATCAGCAACATGTTTTGAATCGCACACCCCAAAGAAACCAAGCGTTCATGTGTAGGCACTTGAGGTTCGGAGGGAACATGGCTAAGCACGGCCAATACCAAGCACGGCGCACGAAATGCTTTGTCATATGCGGTGTTCAGTTCTGCTTGGCTGGCCTTGGCGTCTCGCGCCTGCAATGCTTGTACAAATGCTTGACCCAAGGCCTCACGCTTTTCTTGCGGTATCACGATGAATCGCCAAGGGCGAATGCGACCGTGGTCAGGCGCTTGTGCGGCGGCACTGAACATCAAATTCAGTGCATCGGCATTCGGCCCTGGCGCTTCAAGCCGCTTGGGCGCGACATGGCTTCTGGCACGCATGTGCGCCAGAAGCAACTCAGCCGCGTCCGTGCGCATGGTCAATATTGTTTATAGGGCAAGAACTTGCCAGAGAGCACCACATTCACACGGTCACCTTTGGGGTCAGATTGACGCACGATGTCCATGGAAAAATCAATCGCGCTCATGATGCCGTCGCCAAATTCTTCGTGAATCAATTCTTTGATGGTGGTGCCGTACACGCTGACAATTTCGTACCAGCGGTAAATCAACGGGTCAGTGGGCACAGGCGTGGGCAACGAACCTTTGTAAGGCACCACTTGCAGCCACTTTTGTTCTTCTACATTGAGACCGAAAATTTTGCCAACGATTTTGGCTTGGCTGGCATCCAAGGTCATTTGGCCAAGGCAGGCGGCAGTGGTCCATTCTTTGGAAAGCCCCACTTTTTTAGCCACGTCTTCCCATTTGATGCCTTTAGACACTTTGGTACTGATGATTTTCTCTGTCACGTCGAGGCGGTTCATGTGCATTCCTAGGTTGGTTGAAAAGGTTTAGCCCGCAGCGACAAGGCGCTGGTTGCTCTGTTCGAGTTGTAAGAGACCAAGAATGACATCGCCCACCACGATGACGGAGGGGCTGGCCATTTGGTTTTGCACCACCGTGTTGTGTAGCTCATCCAGCGTGCACACCACATGGCGTTGTGTGGGAAGACTCACGTGTTGAATCACAGCGACGGGTGTGTGGGGGCTTAATCCGTGCAGCAGCGCTTCTTGCAGTTGCGCTGCACCGTGCATCCCCATGTAGATGACCAAGGTGAGCTTGGCTTGCGCTGCCGTGCGTGACAACCCGGTCCAATCCACCGTGTCGGTGGCACCTTGTTTGGCGTGGCCAGTGATGAACAACACACCATGCGCATGTGTGCGGTGTGTCAATGGCACGCCCAACGATGTCACACCTGCTAAACCTGCGGTGATGCCGTTGATGACGGTGACCTTCACACCTTGCGCGCGCAAGTGTTCGACTTCTTCACCGCCACGTCCAAAGATGAAAGGGTCGCCGCCTTTGAGTCGCACCACGTTTTCCCCGCCCAAGGCTTCTTGCAGCATCAGCTTTTCAATGAAGGCTTGTGGGGTTGATTTGCAACCGCCCCGTTTTCCGACATAGATGATGCGTGCGGTGCTAGATGCGTAGGCCACGATGGCGTCGCTCACCAAATCATCGACCAATAAGACGGTGGCTGCTTCAATGGCCTTCACCGCTTTGAGCGTTAGCAGTTCAGGGTCGCCTGGGCCTGCGCCCACAAGTGTGACGTGCGCCTGTGTGTGCGTATCGTTGTGTGTCATGTTGTGCTCTCGGTGAGTTGAATCATGCGGCGCAGCTCGGGGACGCATGAGCCGCATTGGGTACCGCACTTGAGCGTGCCTTGCAACGATGCCAAGCGCTGTGCGCTGTCGCCTTTGTAAATCTTCAGGTGATTGCGAATGGCCACATCTTTCACGCCCACGCAGCTGCACACGGTGATGCCTGCATCCACCAAGGCGACTGGTGGCTTGCTGCCTGTCATCAGCAAGCGGCGTCCGTATTCTTGGGTGGAAGCTTGTGTTTGCAGCAAAGCTTTGAGCCATGTCTCAGCTGAGGTGTCGCCCGCGATGATGAAGGCCTCCAGCTGAGTGTCATGCACTTTGTTTGCTTCGCTGTGTTGCAGGCGGATGCTGCGCAATTGGCTGCGTTTCGCATCGACGTAACGCAAGCTGTCGCTGCCGCTCAAACCCAAGAGTTGCTCCATGTCGTGCACCAAGGTCATGTCGGGCGCTTCGCTGCACGCGGCGCGCATGAGCACGCCTTGGCGTGCGGGGCACTGGATGACGCCGTTGTCGGGGGCGTCGCCACTGAAAGGCACGCAGCTGGCAAATTCAAACTGCACCATGCGCGCACGCAGGGCTTGCAAAATGGTTTGGGCTTTGTGCTCGGGCAACCAAGCCACGGCCAGCAAGGTCCAAGGCAGTTCGGCTTTGAGCACTTTGACCGCCGCATGCTTGAGCTCGGGTTGCTTGGAGCTGGGGCAATACGCCGAGGTGGTGATGGCGTTGACGCCTGCGAGCGGTTTGTTTTGGTGGTCGCGACCGCTCAAAAACGCAGGGCCCCAATGCATGGCGATGAAGGCTTGGTGGGCGCCGAGGTCGCTGCTGGCTTGGGCAGGCACCACGATGGAGCCGCGCTTGCTGGTGACGTGCACCAAGCTGCCTTCGGTCAGGTTGAGTCGCGCCATGTCGTCGGGGTGCAACTGCACCACGGGTTCAGCCACATGGCCAAAGAGTTTGCCGACCAAGCCGGTGCGCGTCATGCCGTGCCACTGGTCGCGCAAGCGGCCTGTGTTGAGCGAGAACGGAAAGCGTGACTCGCGTGCTTCCGCTGTGGGCACGTAGGGCAGTGCCGCAAATTTGGCGCGGCCGTTGGCGGTGGCGAACACGCCGTCTTCGTACAAACGCGCTTGGCCGTGGGCTGCACCTTCGCGCATGGGCCACTGCTCGGGTGTGCTTTCCAAGTGCGCGTAGCTCAGGCCCGTGATGTCGAGGTCACGGCCGCGGGTGGATTCGCGGTGCTCCACCCAAATTTCTTCGGGCGAGGTGTAGGCCATGTGCAGGCCATGTGGGGCGTTGTTGAGGTGTCCCAACGAGGAGGCGTTGTTGGGTGTGGCGTGTGCCGTGACACCCGGCTCTTCGGCTAAACGCGCGGCCAAGTCCACCACGATTTGCCAGTCGTGCCGTGCTTGGCCGGGTGCGGGCACCGCCGCACGCACGCGGGTGATGCGGCGTTCGCTGTTGGTGACGGTGCCTTCTTTTTCGCCCCAGGTGGTGGCGGGCAGCAACAGGTCAGCGAAGGCGCAGGTTTCGGCTGTGGCAAAGGCTTCTTGCACCACCACAAACTCCGCACGTTCTAAGGCGCGGCGCACGGTGGCTTGGTCGGGCATGGATTGTGCCGGGTTGGTGCAGGCAATCCACAGCGCTTTGATTTCGCCGTCGGCAGCGGCTTCAAACATTTCCACCGCGGTTTTGCCGGGCTTGGACGGCACATCGGCAATGCCCCACAAAGCGGCCACTTCGGCGCGGTGTTCGGGCTTGCTCATGTCGCGGTGCGCGCTGATGAGGTTGGCCAAACCACCCACCTCGCGACCGCCCATGGCGTTGGGTTGGCCCGTCAGCGAGAAGGGGCCTGCGCCGGCTTTGCCAATTTGAGCCGTAGCCAAATGCAAGTTGATCAGCGAGGCGTTCTTGGCTGTGCCGCTGCTGGACTGGTTCAAGCCTTGGCAATACAGGCTGAGCGTGCGCCATGCGGGCTCAGGCGCGTTGCGTGTGCTGTGCGGTGGCACTCCCGCAAACCAGCGGGTCGCTTGCAGCAGTTGTTCGGGGGTGATGCCGCACACCTCATGCACGCGTGCGGGCGTGTAGTCGGCCACCAAAGTTTGCAGTGCTTCAAAGCCCTCGGTGTGCGCGGCGATGTAGGCCGTGTCGACCCAGCCCTCGGCCAACATCACATGCAGCATGCCGTGAAACAGGGTCACATCCGTGCCGGGTTGCAGCTGCAAATGCAGGTCGGCGCTGCTCGCGGTGTCGGTGCGGCGCGGGTCGGCCACGATGATTTTGAGGTTGGGGTTTTTCGCCCGTGCGTCCTCGATGCGCCTGAACAAAATCGGGTGCGCATAGGCCGCGTTGCTGCCCGCGATGAACAGGCAGTTGGCGTGCATCACGTCGTCATAGCAAGCGGGTGGGGCGTCGGCGCCGAGGGTGAGCTTGTAGCCCGCCACCGCGCTGCTCATGCACAGGCGCGAGTTGGTGTCGATGTTGTTGGTGCCCAGCAGGCCTTTGGCCAATTTGTTGAACACGTAATAGTCTTCGGTCAGCAACTGGCCCGACACATAAAACCCCAAAGCATCAGGCCCGTGTGCGCGCACGATGCTGGCCAGTGTTTGGCTGGCCAATTGCATGGCGTTGTCCCACGCCATGGGTTGCAAACTACCGCCACGCACCAAGCGGCGCATGGGTTGCAGCAAACGCGTTTGTTCGGCCATCACGGGGCTGGCTGTGAGGTGCAGCGTTGAACCTTTGCTGCACAAGCGGCCAAAGTTGGCAGGGTGCGCGGGGTCGCCACGCACGCCCGTGATGTGCCCACCCTTGGATTCAATGATGACGCCGCAGCCCACACCGCAGTAGGGGCAGGTTGAACGCGTTTCTTTCATGGCGGCTTTCGGGCAGTGGGTGACGGGGTGTGAGGCGGTGGGTGTGTGTTTTAGTGTGGGGCGTCGTCAATGGCGAGCGTGTTGAGCTCGTTCACATCCAAGGCCACATCGCCGTTTTCCACCCGCACCGCAAAGCGGGTGGTGCAGCCTTCATCGGGCGCGTGGGCGCAGCCGTCGACCAAACCAATGTGCCAGTTGTGCAACGGGCACACCACGGTTTCGCCAAACACCAAGCCTTGGCTCAAAGGACCGCGCTTGTGCGGGCATTGGTCGAGCAGGGCAAACACCTTGTCTTCGGCGTTGCGAAACACCGCCACCTCCACGCCTTTGGCGCGCTGCACGCGGCGTGCGCCCAGCACGGGGATGTCGTCAACTTTGCAAATGACTTTCCATTCGGTCATGGTGTGTGTCCTTAAACGGTGATGGCTTCAAACTGGCGCGTGTCGACTTGTGCTTTGTCGAACTCAAACCAAGGGTCGGGTTCGCCGTCGAGCGCAAATTGCAAACGTGCCCACAAGGCTTTGCGGCCTGCTTCGTCGTCCAAGATTTTTCTCTTCACGTAGTCCATGCCCACGCGATTCACGTAGTGCACGGTGCGCTCCAAGTACCAGCCTTCTTCGCGGTAGAGCTGCATGAAGGCGCCGGTGTACGCCATCACCTCTTCGGAGGTTTTCACCTTCACGAAGAACTCGGCCACTTCGGTTTTGATGCCGCCGTTGCCTGCGATGTACATCTCCCAGCCGCTGTCCACGCCGATGATGCCCACGTCTTTGATGCCTGCTTCTGCGCAGTTGCGCGGGCAGCCCGACACCGCAAACTTCACCTTGTGTGGGGCGTACATGCGCCACATGGCTTTCTCAAGGTCCTTGCCCATTTGTGTGCTGTCTTGCGTGCCCATGCGGCACCACTCGCTGCCCACGCAGGTCTTGACGGTGCGCAAGGCTTTGGCGTAGGCGTGGCCGCAAGGCATGCCAATGTCTTTCCACACATTGACCAAGTCTTCTTTCTTCACACCAAGCAAGTCAATGCGTTGGCCGCCCGTGACCTTGACGGTGGGAATGTTGTACTTGTCCACCACATCTGCAATGCGGCGAAGCTCGTCGGCGGTGGTCTCGCCGCCCCACATGCGTGGGATGACGCTGTAAGTGCCATCCTTTTGGATGTTGGCGTGGCTGCGCTCGTTGATGAGGCGGCTTTGCGGGTCGTCCAAGGCTTCTTTGGGCCAGCTGCTCATGCGGTAATAGTTGATGGCTGGGCGGCAGGTGGCGCAGCCTGTGGCTTTGCTATCGGCGCTTGGTTTTTTCCATTCTAAGAATTCGAACACTGCATCGTTGGTCAACAGCTTGTGGTCACGAATGGCATCGCGCACTTCTTGGTGGCTGTGGTCGGTGCAGCCGCAGATGGCTTTTTTCTTCGGCGTGGCCGAGTAGTCGCCACCGGCGGTGAACATCAAAATCTGTTCGACCAAGCCCGTGCAGGAGCCGCACGAAGCGCTGGCCTTGGTGTGCTTGCGCACCTCATCCAAGGTGAACAAACCTTTGTCTTTGATGGCTTTGCAAATCGCGCCTTTTTTCACGCCGTTGCAACCGCACACCTCGGCATCGTCGGGCATGCTGGCGGCTTTGTTGTGGCCTTCATGGCCCACGTCACCGATGTTGGATTCGCCAAACATCAGCTTCTCGCGGATGTCGGCCACGCTGCGGCCATCGCGCAGCAGCTTGAAGTACCAGCTGCCGTCGACGGTGTCGCCGTATAAACACGCGCCCACCAATTGGTCGTTGCGGATGACGAGTTTTTTGTACACGCCTTCGTGCGGATCGCTCAGCACAATTTCTTCGGTGCTGCCGTCGTTACTGCCCATGAAATCACCCGCGCTGAACAAATCAATGCCCGTGACTTTGAGCTTGGTCGAAGTGAGCGATCCGGTGTAGCGGCCAATGCCGAACTCGGCCAAATGGTTAGCCAGCACCTTGCCTTGTTCAAACAAAGGCGCCACCAAACCATAGGCAATGCCACGGTGGGCCGCGCATTCGCCCACGGCATAGATGCGTGGGTCGGTCACGGTTTGCAGTGTGTCGCTGACCACAATGCCGCGCTCGCAATGCAGGTGCATCTTTTCGGCCAGCACTGTGTTGGGTCGAATGCCCACAGCCATCACCACCAACTCGGCGGGCACGTGTGAACCGTCTTTGAACAAGACCGAGGCCACGCGCCCGTTTTTGTCCGCTTGCAATTCTTGGGTGTGTGCGCCCATGCGGAATTGCATGCCGCGTTCTTCGAGCGAGCGTTGCAACAAACCGCCCGCGACTTTGTCGAGTTGACGCTCCATCAGCCATTCACCGACGTGCACCACGGTCACGCGCATGCCACGCTTTATCAAACCGTTGGCGGCTTCAAGGCCTAGCAAACCGCCGCCAATCACCACCGCATGTTTGTATTTCGTGGCCGCATCAATCATGGCCTGTGTGTCGGCAATGTCGCGGTAGGCCAGCACGCCGTCCAACTCGCGGCCCGGCACAGGCAGCATGAAGGGGTTAGAGCCCGTGGCCAAAATCAAGCGGTCATACGCTGCGCTTTTGACTTCGCCTGCGGCGTTGGTGGCATGCACCACGCGCTTGACACGGTCCACCTCGGTCACCGTCCAGCTGGTGTGCAGGGTGATGTGGTTGTCGCTGTACCAGTCGCGTGGGTTGAGGATGATTTCATCCAAGGTTTGTTCACCCGCCAACACCGGCGACAACAAGATGCGGTTGTAGTTGGGGTGTGGTTCCGAGCCGAAGACGGTGATGTCGTACAGGTCGGGCGTGAGCTTGATGAGTTCTTCCAAGGTGCGCACACCGGCCATGCCGTTGCCCACCATCACGAGTTTGAGTTTGTTGGTCATGTCCAACTCCTTAGTGTTTTTCCACGTGCGCTTGGCGCGTGTACAAAAAGTCAATCACGGCTTTGCGGTAGTGCAAATAGGCAGGGTCGTCGGCCAGCGTCACGCGTGAGCGGGGGCGAGGCAGGTCCACATGCAGCACTTCGCCGATGGTGGCAGCGGGGCCGTTGGTCATCATCACAATCTTGTCGGACAGCAACACGGCTTCGTCCACATCGTGCGTCACCATCACCACGGTGCTTTGGGTGTTGGCCACGATGGCCAGCAACTCGTCTTGCAGCTTGGCGCGGGTCAATGCATCCAAAGCGCCAAAGGGTTCGTCCATCAACAACACTTGCGGCTCCATCGCCAAGGCGCGTGCAATGCCCACACGTTGCTTCATGCCACCCGAAATTTCGCCAGGGCGTTTTTGTGCGGCGTGGCTCAAGCCCACCATGTCGAGTGCCGCGTGGGTGCGTGCGGTGAGTTGGGCTTTGTCTTCTTTGGGCTTGCCGTCCACGATGCCGGTTTGGCCGAACACGCGTTCCACGCCGAGGTAAACGTTTTCAAAGCAGGTCAGCCAAGGCAAGAGCGAGTGGTTTTGAAACACCACCGCGCGCTCGGGGCCTGGGCCTGCGATTTCGCGGTTGGCGCAAATCAAGGTGCCTTCGGTTGGCGTGGTCAAACCTGCAATCAGGTTGAGCAAGGTGGACTTGCCGCAACCCGAGTGGCCGATGAGGGCGACGAACTCGCCTTTGCCCACGGTCAGGTCGATGTCGCGCAGCGCAGGGAAATTGCCTTTGGCTGTTTTGAAGGTTTGGGCCACGCCCTGAATTTGCAAATATTTGCTGGTCAACGATGCGTTCATGACTGCACCTCCTCAAAGGTGAATGCGGTGGCGAGTTTGATGAGGGCGTACTCCAACACCAAGCCCACAATGCCAATCACGAAGATGGCGATGATGATGTTTTTCACATTCAGGTTGTTCCACTCGTCCCACACCCAAAAGCCAATGCCCACGCCACCGGTCAGCATCTCCGCAGCGACGATCACCAACCACGCTGTACCCACGGCCAAGCGCACGCCGGTCAACATGTAGGGCAACACCGCAGGGAACAAAATCTTGCTGACGATCTTCCATTCCGAGAGGTTGAGCACACGCGCCACGTTCATGTAGTCTTGCGGCACACGTTGCACACCCACCGCGGTGTTGATGACCATGGGCCAAATCGAACAAATGAAGATGGTCCAAATGGCCGCAGGGTTGGCGCCTTTGAACACCAACAAACCAATGGGCAACCAAGCCAGGGGCGACACAGGGCGCAACAAGCTGATGAGCGGGTTGAACATGCGCGACAAAAACTCGAAGCGCCCAATCAAGAAGCCCAAAGGAATGCCCACCAACGCAGCCAAACCAAAACCCAGTGCCACGCGCTTGAGAGAACTCCACACGTTCCAGCCCACGCCTTGGTCGTTGGGGCCGTTGCTGTAGAACGGGTTGCTGAACACATCCACGGCTTGCCAGAAGGTGTCGGTTGGGTTGGGAAAGTTGTTGGTGCTGGTGATGGACACCAGTGACCAAATGCCCACCAGCAGTGCCAAGCCCATGAAGGGCGGCACCACGCGTGACAACAGGTGTTTCAAAGTCATGAGATGTGTCCTTGTGCGAGAGCGTTCGTGGGTGCTTTAAGCGTGAACTTT from Limnohabitans curvus carries:
- a CDS encoding type II 3-dehydroquinate dehydratase, giving the protein MTAKKIFILNGPNLNRLGTREPHIYGKETLVDLEKRCRVKAKALGLELEFRQTNFEGVLVESVHDAIDHAHGIIINPAGLTFTSVPIMDSLKMFDGPKVELHISNVHTREAVYHNSLMSKVVTAVMAGFGTSGYLLALDWMAERLSVEK
- a CDS encoding YciI family protein, producing MYCLDVPGSAEIRAKHVEAHKAYLSAAPFKILVSGPLLEDDNETINGSCFLIEAVDKAQLVNFNQNDPFMKAGVWQQVEIRHFAKWRDNR
- a CDS encoding nitroreductase family protein, translating into MRTDAAELLLAHMRARSHVAPKRLEAPGPNADALNLMFSAAAQAPDHGRIRPWRFIVIPQEKREALGQAFVQALQARDAKASQAELNTAYDKAFRAPCLVLAVLSHVPSEPQVPTHERLVSLGCAIQNMLLMAQTLAIGSGITSGQSMNASSIRELFKLHIDEECVCYLAFGHVTAYKPQRTRSEPAAFVSVLD
- the cynS gene encoding cyanase; this translates as MNRLDVTEKIISTKVSKGIKWEDVAKKVGLSKEWTTAACLGQMTLDASQAKIVGKIFGLNVEEQKWLQVVPYKGSLPTPVPTDPLIYRWYEIVSVYGTTIKELIHEEFGDGIMSAIDFSMDIVRQSDPKGDRVNVVLSGKFLPYKQY
- the cobA gene encoding uroporphyrinogen-III C-methyltransferase, translating into MTHNDTHTQAHVTLVGAGPGDPELLTLKAVKAIEAATVLLVDDLVSDAIVAYASSTARIIYVGKRGGCKSTPQAFIEKLMLQEALGGENVVRLKGGDPFIFGRGGEEVEHLRAQGVKVTVINGITAGLAGVTSLGVPLTHRTHAHGVLFITGHAKQGATDTVDWTGLSRTAAQAKLTLVIYMGMHGAAQLQEALLHGLSPHTPVAVIQHVSLPTQRHVVCTLDELHNTVVQNQMASPSVIVVGDVILGLLQLEQSNQRLVAAG
- a CDS encoding nitrate reductase, producing the protein MKETRSTCPYCGVGCGVIIESKGGHITGVRGDPAHPANFGRLCSKGSTLHLTASPVMAEQTRLLQPMRRLVRGGSLQPMAWDNAMQLASQTLASIVRAHGPDALGFYVSGQLLTEDYYVFNKLAKGLLGTNNIDTNSRLCMSSAVAGYKLTLGADAPPACYDDVMHANCLFIAGSNAAYAHPILFRRIEDARAKNPNLKIIVADPRRTDTASSADLHLQLQPGTDVTLFHGMLHVMLAEGWVDTAYIAAHTEGFEALQTLVADYTPARVHEVCGITPEQLLQATRWFAGVPPHSTRNAPEPAWRTLSLYCQGLNQSSSGTAKNASLINLHLATAQIGKAGAGPFSLTGQPNAMGGREVGGLANLISAHRDMSKPEHRAEVAALWGIADVPSKPGKTAVEMFEAAADGEIKALWIACTNPAQSMPDQATVRRALERAEFVVVQEAFATAETCAFADLLLPATTWGEKEGTVTNSERRITRVRAAVPAPGQARHDWQIVVDLAARLAEEPGVTAHATPNNASSLGHLNNAPHGLHMAYTSPEEIWVEHRESTRGRDLDITGLSYAHLESTPEQWPMREGAAHGQARLYEDGVFATANGRAKFAALPYVPTAEARESRFPFSLNTGRLRDQWHGMTRTGLVGKLFGHVAEPVVQLHPDDMARLNLTEGSLVHVTSKRGSIVVPAQASSDLGAHQAFIAMHWGPAFLSGRDHQNKPLAGVNAITTSAYCPSSKQPELKHAAVKVLKAELPWTLLAVAWLPEHKAQTILQALRARMVQFEFASCVPFSGDAPDNGVIQCPARQGVLMRAACSEAPDMTLVHDMEQLLGLSGSDSLRYVDAKRSQLRSIRLQHSEANKVHDTQLEAFIIAGDTSAETWLKALLQTQASTQEYGRRLLMTGSKPPVALVDAGITVCSCVGVKDVAIRNHLKIYKGDSAQRLASLQGTLKCGTQCGSCVPELRRMIQLTESTT
- the nirD gene encoding nitrite reductase small subunit NirD; protein product: MTEWKVICKVDDIPVLGARRVQRAKGVEVAVFRNAEDKVFALLDQCPHKRGPLSQGLVFGETVVCPLHNWHIGLVDGCAHAPDEGCTTRFAVRVENGDVALDVNELNTLAIDDAPH
- the nirB gene encoding nitrite reductase large subunit NirB, encoding MTNKLKLVMVGNGMAGVRTLEELIKLTPDLYDITVFGSEPHPNYNRILLSPVLAGEQTLDEIILNPRDWYSDNHITLHTSWTVTEVDRVKRVVHATNAAGEVKSAAYDRLILATGSNPFMLPVPGRELDGVLAYRDIADTQAMIDAATKYKHAVVIGGGLLGLEAANGLIKRGMRVTVVHVGEWLMERQLDKVAGGLLQRSLEERGMQFRMGAHTQELQADKNGRVASVLFKDGSHVPAELVVMAVGIRPNTVLAEKMHLHCERGIVVSDTLQTVTDPRIYAVGECAAHRGIAYGLVAPLFEQGKVLANHLAEFGIGRYTGSLTSTKLKVTGIDLFSAGDFMGSNDGSTEEIVLSDPHEGVYKKLVIRNDQLVGACLYGDTVDGSWYFKLLRDGRSVADIREKLMFGESNIGDVGHEGHNKAASMPDDAEVCGCNGVKKGAICKAIKDKGLFTLDEVRKHTKASASCGSCTGLVEQILMFTAGGDYSATPKKKAICGCTDHSHQEVRDAIRDHKLLTNDAVFEFLEWKKPSADSKATGCATCRPAINYYRMSSWPKEALDDPQSRLINERSHANIQKDGTYSVIPRMWGGETTADELRRIADVVDKYNIPTVKVTGGQRIDLLGVKKEDLVNVWKDIGMPCGHAYAKALRTVKTCVGSEWCRMGTQDSTQMGKDLEKAMWRMYAPHKVKFAVSGCPRNCAEAGIKDVGIIGVDSGWEMYIAGNGGIKTEVAEFFVKVKTSEEVMAYTGAFMQLYREEGWYLERTVHYVNRVGMDYVKRKILDDEAGRKALWARLQFALDGEPDPWFEFDKAQVDTRQFEAITV
- a CDS encoding ABC transporter ATP-binding protein, with protein sequence MNASLTSKYLQIQGVAQTFKTAKGNFPALRDIDLTVGKGEFVALIGHSGCGKSTLLNLIAGLTTPTEGTLICANREIAGPGPERAVVFQNHSLLPWLTCFENVYLGVERVFGQTGIVDGKPKEDKAQLTARTHAALDMVGLSHAAQKRPGEISGGMKQRVGIARALAMEPQVLLMDEPFGALDALTRAKLQDELLAIVANTQSTVVMVTHDVDEAVLLSDKIVMMTNGPAATIGEVLHVDLPRPRSRVTLADDPAYLHYRKAVIDFLYTRQAHVEKH
- the ntrB gene encoding nitrate ABC transporter permease, producing the protein MTLKHLLSRVVPPFMGLALLVGIWSLVSITSTNNFPNPTDTFWQAVDVFSNPFYSNGPNDQGVGWNVWSSLKRVALGFGLAALVGIPLGFLIGRFEFLSRMFNPLISLLRPVSPLAWLPIGLLVFKGANPAAIWTIFICSIWPMVINTAVGVQRVPQDYMNVARVLNLSEWKIVSKILFPAVLPYMLTGVRLAVGTAWLVIVAAEMLTGGVGIGFWVWDEWNNLNVKNIIIAIFVIGIVGLVLEYALIKLATAFTFEEVQS